The Streptomyces sp. CC0208 genome window below encodes:
- the proB gene encoding glutamate 5-kinase translates to MGEARRIVVKVGSSSLTTAAGGLDADRVDALVDVLAKSRSGGEKEIVLVSSGAIAAGLAPLGLRRRPRDLARQQAAASVGQGLLVARYTASFARYGVRVGQILLTSDDMSRRAHHRNASRTLDKLLAMGALPIVNENDTVATDEIRFGDNDRLAALVAHLVHADLLVLLSDIDGVYDGDPSKPGTSRIAEVRGPEDLADVEIGSAGKAGVGTGGMVTKVEAARIAAAAGIPVVLTSAVHAAEALSGGDTGTYFHPAGKRSADRLLWLQHASTPQGALILDDGAVKAVVDRRTSLLPAGIAAVEGEFVAGDPVELRDGTGHAVARGLVNFDAKEIPRLIGHSTRELARELGPAYEREVVHRDDLVILHP, encoded by the coding sequence GTGGGCGAGGCCCGCAGGATCGTCGTCAAGGTCGGTTCCTCGTCGCTGACCACCGCCGCCGGCGGCCTCGACGCCGACCGGGTCGACGCGCTCGTCGACGTCCTCGCCAAGAGCCGCAGCGGAGGAGAGAAGGAGATCGTCCTCGTCTCCTCCGGAGCCATCGCCGCCGGACTCGCCCCGCTGGGGCTGCGCCGCCGCCCCCGGGACCTCGCCCGCCAGCAGGCCGCCGCCAGCGTCGGCCAGGGCCTGCTCGTCGCCCGCTACACAGCCTCCTTCGCCCGCTACGGCGTCCGCGTCGGACAGATCCTGCTGACCAGCGACGACATGAGCCGCCGCGCCCACCACCGCAACGCCTCCCGCACCCTCGACAAGCTGCTGGCGATGGGCGCCCTGCCGATCGTCAACGAGAACGACACCGTCGCCACCGACGAGATCCGCTTCGGCGACAACGACCGGCTGGCGGCCCTGGTGGCCCATCTGGTCCACGCCGACCTGCTCGTCCTGCTCTCCGACATCGACGGCGTCTACGACGGCGACCCGAGCAAGCCCGGGACCTCGCGGATAGCCGAAGTGCGCGGTCCCGAGGACCTGGCGGACGTCGAGATCGGCAGCGCCGGCAAGGCGGGCGTCGGCACCGGCGGCATGGTCACCAAGGTCGAGGCCGCCCGGATCGCGGCCGCCGCCGGCATCCCCGTGGTGCTGACCAGTGCGGTCCACGCGGCCGAGGCGCTGTCCGGCGGTGACACCGGCACCTACTTCCATCCCGCCGGCAAGCGCTCCGCCGACCGGCTGCTGTGGCTCCAGCACGCCTCCACCCCGCAGGGAGCGCTGATCCTGGACGACGGCGCGGTGAAGGCCGTCGTCGACCGCCGCACCTCGCTGCTGCCGGCCGGGATCGCCGCCGTCGAGGGCGAGTTCGTCGCGGGCGACCCGGTCGAACTGCGGGACGGCACCGGGCACGCCGTGGCCCGCGGGCTCGTCAACTTCGACGCCAAGGAGATCCCGCGGCTCATCGGCCACTCCACCCGGGAGCTGGCGCGCGAACTGGGGCCGGCCTACGAGCGGGAGGTCGTCCACCGGGACGATCTGGTGATCCTGCACCCCTGA
- a CDS encoding glycosyltransferase family 2 protein, which yields MTVVQPDVTVVIGAYEAMPYLVDCLASVEAQTIGHARIEVIAVDDGSADGTGEYLEEFAARTSLDVTVIRQDNSGGPSGPRNVGLGKATGRYVFFLDADDRLGPEALERMVAMADRNGTDVVLGRVEGVNRKPPTSMWGQSLERTDVFSSNIKFTLSAQKLFRRAFLERHSMRFDESLWTGEDALFTMEAYLRADGVSVIADHTCYYLVGREDGKHVTRTGSHTLRFDSARALMTLIADMVPPGARRDALMVRPFLVTLLPQFGPKFLKDGEAVRQEKLELAKPLVDAYWTGEVAHRLRVHERLRLQLVAMGRPDLLVEVLEFMRAKKTPQPVLEKGGRRVYFAYPFFRDRSTGLPDSVYLAEPREAREVPGYREVGVDQLLRRAVRKARRVLTPAA from the coding sequence GTGACCGTTGTGCAGCCTGATGTGACCGTTGTCATCGGGGCCTACGAGGCGATGCCGTACCTGGTCGACTGCCTGGCCTCCGTCGAGGCGCAGACGATCGGTCACGCGCGCATCGAGGTCATCGCGGTCGACGACGGCTCGGCGGACGGCACCGGCGAGTACCTGGAGGAGTTCGCCGCGCGCACGTCCCTCGACGTCACGGTGATCCGGCAGGACAACTCCGGCGGCCCCAGCGGCCCGCGCAACGTCGGTCTGGGCAAGGCGACCGGGCGGTACGTCTTCTTCCTGGACGCCGACGACCGGCTCGGCCCCGAGGCTCTGGAGCGGATGGTCGCGATGGCCGACCGCAACGGCACGGACGTCGTCCTCGGCCGGGTCGAGGGCGTCAACCGCAAGCCGCCGACGTCGATGTGGGGACAGAGCCTGGAGCGCACCGACGTCTTCTCCTCCAACATCAAGTTCACGCTGAGCGCGCAGAAGCTGTTCCGCCGCGCGTTCCTCGAACGGCACAGCATGCGCTTCGACGAGTCCCTGTGGACCGGCGAGGACGCCCTGTTCACCATGGAGGCCTATCTGCGGGCCGACGGCGTCTCCGTGATCGCCGACCACACCTGCTACTACCTGGTGGGCCGCGAGGACGGCAAGCACGTCACCAGGACCGGCAGCCACACCCTGCGCTTCGACTCCGCGCGCGCCCTGATGACCCTGATCGCCGACATGGTCCCGCCGGGCGCGAGACGCGACGCGCTGATGGTCCGCCCCTTCCTCGTCACCCTGCTCCCGCAGTTCGGCCCGAAGTTCCTCAAGGACGGCGAGGCGGTCCGCCAGGAGAAGCTGGAGCTGGCGAAGCCCCTGGTGGACGCCTACTGGACCGGCGAGGTGGCCCACCGCCTCCGGGTCCACGAACGTCTGCGGCTCCAGCTGGTGGCGATGGGCCGCCCGGACCTCCTGGTGGAGGTCCTGGAGTTCATGAGGGCGAAGAAGACCCCGCAGCCGGTGCTGGAGAAGGGCGGCCGCCGGGTGTATTTCGCCTACCCGTTCTTCCGCGATCGGTCGACGGGCCTGCCCGACTCCGTCTACCTGGCCGAGCCGCGCGAGGCCCGGGAGGTGCCGGGCTACCGGGAGGTCGGCGTCGACCAGTTGCTGCGGCGGGCGGTCCGCAAGGCGCGCCGGGTCCTCACTCCGGCAGCGTGA
- a CDS encoding M48 family metallopeptidase, whose product MSDDGHQNNGHEHVPSRQRRRFPGISSRAYEHPADRSALVALRKLSGFDTVFKALSGLLPERSLRLLFLSDSVRVSDQQFAYLNDMLRDACYILDLEKVPPMYVTQDPQPNAMCIGLDEPIIVVTTGLVDLLDEEEMRAVVGHEVGHALSGHSVYRTILLFLTSLALRVAWIPLGNLAIMAIVTALREWFRKSELSADRAGLLVGQDLRASMRGLMKLAGGHHLHEMNVDAFLKQAEEYEAGGDLRDSVLKILNVLPRSHPFTTVRAAELKKWAESRDYQRIMDGHYPRRTEDKDTSVTDSFRESAASYATNVKSSKDPLMKLVSDIAGGAGDLGGRVRRGFGGFSNSAPRDGEPPTDTPRDNEEG is encoded by the coding sequence ATGTCCGACGACGGCCATCAGAACAACGGACACGAGCACGTGCCGAGCAGGCAGCGCAGGCGTTTCCCGGGTATCTCCTCGCGTGCGTACGAACACCCCGCCGACCGCTCCGCCCTGGTGGCGCTGCGCAAGCTGAGCGGATTCGACACGGTCTTCAAGGCGCTCAGCGGCCTGCTCCCCGAGCGGAGCCTGAGGCTGCTGTTCCTGTCCGACTCGGTGCGCGTGTCCGACCAGCAGTTCGCGTACCTCAACGACATGCTGCGGGACGCCTGTTACATCCTGGACCTGGAGAAGGTCCCGCCGATGTACGTCACCCAGGACCCGCAGCCGAACGCGATGTGCATCGGTCTGGACGAGCCGATCATCGTGGTCACCACGGGTCTGGTCGACCTGCTCGACGAGGAGGAGATGCGGGCGGTCGTCGGCCACGAGGTGGGCCACGCCCTCTCCGGCCACTCGGTCTACCGGACCATCCTGCTGTTCCTGACCAGCCTCGCCCTCAGGGTGGCGTGGATCCCGCTGGGCAATCTGGCGATCATGGCGATCGTGACCGCGCTGCGCGAGTGGTTCCGCAAGTCGGAGCTGTCGGCGGACCGGGCGGGCCTCCTCGTCGGCCAGGACCTGCGGGCCTCGATGCGCGGCCTGATGAAGCTGGCCGGCGGTCACCATCTGCACGAGATGAACGTGGACGCGTTCCTGAAGCAGGCCGAGGAGTACGAGGCCGGCGGCGACCTGCGCGACTCCGTGCTGAAGATCCTTAACGTCCTGCCGCGCTCCCACCCGTTCACCACCGTGCGGGCGGCCGAGCTGAAGAAGTGGGCCGAGTCCCGCGACTACCAGCGGATCATGGACGGCCACTACCCGCGCCGCACGGAGGACAAGGACACCTCGGTCACCGACTCCTTCCGCGAGTCGGCGGCGAGCTACGCGACCAACGTCAAGAGCTCCAAGGACCCCCTGATGAAGCTGGTCAGCGACATCGCGGGCGGGGCGGGCGACCTGGGCGGCAGGGTGCGCAGGGGCTTCGGCGGCTTCTCGAACTCGGCACCGCGGGACGGCGAGCCCCCGACGGACACCCCGCGGGACAACGAGGAGGGCTGA
- the nadD gene encoding nicotinate-nucleotide adenylyltransferase yields MGEQDMPTGPGNSPSNPGKRRMGVMGGTFDPIHHGHLVAASEVAAQFHLDEVVFVPTGQPWQKTHRKVSPAEDRYLMTVIATAENPQFSVSRIDIDRGGATYTTDTLRDLKALNPDTDLFFITGADALGQILTWRDAEELFALAHFIGVTRPGHTLADPGLPEGGVSLVEVPALAISSTDCRARVAKGDPVWYLVPDGVVRYIDKRELYRGE; encoded by the coding sequence ATGGGAGAGCAGGACATGCCTACCGGCCCGGGCAACAGCCCGTCGAACCCCGGCAAGCGCCGCATGGGCGTCATGGGCGGAACGTTCGACCCGATCCACCACGGACACCTCGTGGCGGCCAGCGAGGTCGCCGCGCAGTTCCACCTGGACGAGGTGGTGTTCGTACCGACGGGCCAGCCGTGGCAGAAGACCCACCGCAAGGTTTCCCCGGCCGAGGACCGCTATCTGATGACGGTCATCGCGACCGCCGAGAACCCGCAGTTCTCGGTCAGCCGCATCGACATCGACCGCGGCGGCGCGACCTACACCACGGACACCCTGCGCGACCTCAAGGCCCTCAACCCCGACACCGACCTCTTCTTCATCACGGGCGCGGACGCCCTCGGCCAGATCCTCACCTGGCGGGACGCGGAAGAGCTGTTCGCCCTCGCGCACTTCATCGGAGTCACCCGGCCCGGCCACACCCTGGCCGACCCCGGGCTCCCCGAGGGCGGCGTCTCGCTCGTGGAGGTCCCCGCCCTCGCCATCTCCTCCACCGACTGCCGGGCGAGAGTCGCCAAGGGCGACCCCGTCTGGTACCTGGTGCCGGACGGAGTCGTGCGATACATCGACAAGCGCGAGCTGTACCGCGGCGAGTGA
- a CDS encoding glutamate-5-semialdehyde dehydrogenase: MTSLSPYDSMTPVVQAAYRAKAAAADLAPLPRAEKDDALLAIADALEVRTSEIVEANAKDIAKAREAGTSESIIDRLTLTPERVRAIASDVRDVVALPDPVGEVVRGSTLPNGIDLRQVRVPLGVVGIIYEARPNVTVDAAALCLKSGNAVLLRGSASAYESNTALVRVLRDAVGGAGLPADAIQLVPGQSRESVQELMRARGLVDVLIPRGGASLIQTVVTESIVPVIETGTGNCHVYVDAQADLDMAIDILINSKAQRVSVCNAAETLLVHQDIAPEFLPRALDALAEAGVTVHADPRVLAYAKDTKATVVEATLEDWDTEYLSYDIAAAVVDSLDKAVEHIRLWTSGHTEAIVTTSQQAARRFTQLVDSTTVAVNASTRFTDGGQFGFGAEIGISTQKLHARGPMGLPELTSTKYIVTGDGHIRR; the protein is encoded by the coding sequence ATGACCTCGCTCTCGCCGTACGACTCCATGACCCCGGTCGTCCAGGCCGCCTACCGGGCCAAGGCCGCCGCCGCCGACCTCGCCCCGCTGCCCAGGGCCGAGAAGGACGACGCGCTGCTCGCCATCGCGGACGCCCTGGAGGTCCGTACGAGCGAGATCGTCGAGGCCAACGCCAAGGACATCGCCAAGGCCCGCGAGGCCGGCACCAGCGAGTCGATCATCGACCGGCTGACCCTCACCCCGGAGCGGGTGCGCGCCATCGCCTCCGACGTACGGGACGTCGTGGCGCTGCCCGACCCGGTCGGTGAGGTCGTGCGCGGCTCGACCCTGCCGAACGGCATCGACCTGCGCCAGGTCCGCGTCCCGCTCGGTGTGGTCGGCATCATCTACGAGGCCCGCCCGAACGTCACGGTCGACGCCGCCGCCCTGTGCCTGAAGTCCGGCAACGCCGTCCTGCTGCGCGGCTCGGCCTCCGCGTACGAGTCGAACACCGCCCTCGTACGGGTCCTGCGCGACGCCGTGGGCGGCGCCGGACTGCCCGCCGACGCGATCCAGCTCGTGCCCGGCCAGTCCCGCGAGAGCGTGCAGGAGCTGATGCGCGCCCGCGGCCTGGTCGACGTACTCATCCCGCGCGGCGGCGCCTCGCTGATCCAGACCGTGGTGACGGAGTCGATCGTCCCCGTCATCGAGACCGGCACCGGCAACTGCCACGTCTACGTCGACGCCCAGGCCGACCTCGACATGGCGATCGACATCCTGATCAACTCCAAGGCCCAGCGGGTCAGCGTCTGCAACGCCGCCGAGACCCTCCTGGTCCACCAGGACATCGCCCCCGAGTTCCTGCCGCGCGCCCTGGACGCCCTCGCCGAGGCCGGCGTGACCGTCCACGCCGACCCGCGGGTGCTGGCGTACGCGAAGGACACCAAGGCGACCGTCGTCGAGGCCACCCTGGAGGACTGGGACACCGAGTACCTCTCCTACGACATCGCCGCCGCCGTCGTCGACTCCCTCGACAAGGCCGTCGAGCACATCCGGCTGTGGACCTCCGGTCACACCGAGGCCATCGTCACCACCTCCCAGCAGGCCGCCCGCCGCTTCACCCAGCTGGTCGACTCCACGACCGTCGCGGTCAACGCCTCCACCCGCTTCACCGACGGCGGCCAGTTCGGCTTCGGCGCGGAGATCGGGATCTCCACCCAGAAGCTGCACGCGCGGGGTCCGATGGGCCTGCCGGAGCTCACCAGCACGAAGTACATCGTCACCGGCGACGGTCACATCCGCCGCTGA